In the genome of Deinococcus deserti VCD115, one region contains:
- a CDS encoding zinc ribbon domain-containing protein, giving the protein MSDTGSLQRLHRVQQLDLNLDTLRAEEGNIPDALRDARAQQSQLNNDLEDTEITLEDVEKRLRQQEQDLATTREQIVRATEEQEKNAFDARAQSQYGSRIQMLGERADEMEEDLVPLRERRRELTERASQLREQHRALRPTLNDLESQDDTRIQGLRDQGEADRQERAKLVADLDARTVREYDMIRKAKKGLGVVEIRAGRCTGCNVVLPVNVQQRAALGKLPPVKCPSCGRFLIRLDLT; this is encoded by the coding sequence ATGAGCGACACCGGATCTTTACAGCGCCTGCACCGCGTTCAGCAACTTGACCTGAACCTCGACACACTGCGCGCCGAGGAAGGCAACATTCCGGATGCCCTGCGCGACGCCCGCGCTCAGCAGTCTCAGCTGAACAATGACCTCGAGGACACCGAAATCACCCTGGAGGACGTAGAAAAGCGCCTGCGTCAGCAGGAGCAGGACCTGGCCACCACCCGTGAACAGATCGTGCGCGCCACGGAAGAGCAGGAGAAAAATGCTTTCGATGCGCGCGCCCAAAGCCAGTACGGCAGCCGCATCCAGATGCTGGGTGAGCGGGCCGATGAGATGGAAGAGGACCTTGTGCCGTTGCGCGAGCGCCGCCGCGAGCTCACGGAGCGTGCCTCTCAGCTGCGTGAGCAGCACCGCGCCCTGCGCCCCACGCTGAACGACCTCGAAAGCCAGGACGACACCCGTATCCAGGGCCTGCGCGATCAGGGCGAGGCTGACCGTCAGGAGCGTGCCAAGCTGGTGGCTGACCTGGACGCGCGCACCGTGCGTGAATACGACATGATCCGCAAGGCGAAAAAGGGCCTGGGGGTCGTGGAGATCCGGGCGGGACGCTGCACCGGCTGTAACGTCGTGTTGCCTGTCAACGTGCAGCAGCGCGCGGCACTGGGCAAGCTGCCGCCGGTCAAGTGCCCCTCGTGTGGTCGCTTCCTGATCCGCCTCGACCTCACCTGA
- the pdxY gene encoding pyridoxal kinase PdxY — MTGHPASPAAPHPAPTLPRNILSIQSWVSYGHVGNAAAMFPLQRLGFEVWAVNTVQFSNHTGYGAWTGSVFPPELVAELLDGVEARGALPDCHAVLSGYMGSEGTVGAVVDAVRRVREANPQALYCCDPVMGDVGRGVFVRPELPELIAAHAIPAADIVTPNQYELELLTGHQVDTLEHALHAAHTLRGRLRPEGPRLVLVTSLVRRDAPEGSIETLAVTGEGAWLCRTPLLPLDPPRNGTGDAIAALFFGHYLQSGSPAQALSLSMSALYGLLDLTHRSGTREIQLVAAQNEFAQPTQVFGAQQVE; from the coding sequence ATGACCGGGCACCCCGCTTCCCCTGCTGCGCCGCACCCGGCGCCCACGCTTCCACGCAACATCCTGAGCATCCAGTCGTGGGTCAGCTACGGGCATGTCGGCAACGCTGCAGCCATGTTTCCGCTGCAGCGTCTGGGCTTCGAGGTCTGGGCCGTCAACACGGTGCAGTTTTCCAACCACACCGGCTACGGCGCCTGGACCGGGAGTGTCTTTCCCCCGGAACTGGTGGCCGAACTGCTCGACGGCGTCGAAGCGCGCGGAGCCCTGCCGGACTGCCACGCCGTGCTCAGCGGCTACATGGGCTCGGAGGGCACGGTGGGGGCCGTGGTGGACGCCGTACGCCGGGTAAGGGAAGCCAACCCGCAGGCCCTGTACTGCTGTGATCCCGTGATGGGTGACGTGGGACGCGGGGTCTTTGTGCGCCCGGAACTGCCGGAGCTGATCGCGGCGCACGCCATTCCGGCGGCTGACATCGTGACCCCCAACCAGTACGAACTGGAACTGCTGACCGGACACCAGGTCGACACGCTGGAGCACGCCCTGCACGCAGCTCACACGCTGCGCGGGCGCCTGCGCCCGGAAGGCCCGCGCCTTGTGCTGGTGACCAGCCTGGTACGACGGGACGCCCCGGAAGGCAGTATCGAAACGCTGGCTGTGACCGGAGAGGGTGCCTGGCTGTGCCGTACCCCCCTGCTTCCACTTGACCCCCCACGCAACGGCACGGGCGACGCCATTGCTGCGCTGTTTTTCGGTCACTATCTGCAAAGTGGCAGCCCCGCGCAGGCCCTGAGTTTGTCGATGAGTGCCCTGTACGGTCTGCTGGATCTGACGCACCGCAGCGGCACCCGTGAGATTCAGCTGGTGGCGGCCCAGAACGAGTTTGCACAGCCCACGCAGGTGTTTGGCGCCCAGCAGGTAGAGTAG
- a CDS encoding Ppx/GppA phosphatase family protein: MKVAVADVGTNSSHLLLAEASGGDYRVLDSLKDRTRLGECLDARGYLTPEGEDRLASALLRFRELSSAAGIPEVRVYATSALREAPNGPEVAARMRERTGIYPAIISGEREGQLTYLGAADSVEFGADNVLLDLGGGSLELARGGPQEAADVLSLPLGAIRMTRAFLTEEPPGRKALKAVQEHVRSLLLPFAARFQAGPGTRMILSSGTAEAAALAISAGRGHSGGHINGVTFSVVELEALLEQARSSRPAARARIPGFERRVDTIVAGLAVLHAALDVLGAREVTVSEGALREGMLIEELAQLQSYSGTLSVRQRSVLATAERFGANLAHAGQVATLSRGLLEALTHLGERFPEEARALLTAAAALHEAGLIVSQSSHHKHSAYLIRHADLRGFSPRDRELIAQIARYHRRSPPKPSHTEYMSLPSADRTLVCRLAAVLRVADGLDRAHAGGTRLGELSRDGKGWTLRLSGATPLDLLGAREKADLWAQVYGPLTFSPA, translated from the coding sequence ATGAAAGTTGCTGTTGCCGACGTGGGCACCAACTCCAGCCACCTGCTGCTGGCCGAGGCCAGCGGCGGTGACTACCGGGTGCTCGACAGCCTGAAAGACCGCACGCGCCTGGGAGAGTGCCTGGACGCGCGCGGCTACCTGACCCCCGAGGGAGAGGACCGGCTGGCCAGTGCGCTGCTGCGTTTCCGCGAACTGAGCAGCGCGGCTGGCATCCCGGAAGTCCGGGTGTACGCCACGAGCGCCCTGCGCGAAGCACCCAACGGACCGGAAGTCGCCGCGCGCATGCGTGAGCGCACGGGCATCTATCCCGCCATTATCAGTGGCGAGCGTGAAGGCCAGCTGACCTACCTGGGAGCGGCCGACAGCGTGGAGTTTGGCGCTGACAACGTGCTGCTTGACCTGGGGGGCGGCAGCCTGGAACTAGCCCGGGGCGGGCCTCAGGAGGCGGCCGACGTGCTGAGCCTGCCCCTGGGAGCCATTCGCATGACCCGGGCTTTTCTGACCGAGGAGCCGCCGGGCCGCAAGGCGCTCAAGGCTGTGCAGGAGCATGTGCGGAGCCTGCTGCTTCCCTTCGCGGCACGCTTCCAGGCCGGGCCGGGCACGCGCATGATCCTCTCGAGCGGCACGGCCGAAGCCGCTGCATTGGCCATCAGTGCCGGTCGTGGCCACAGCGGGGGTCACATCAACGGAGTGACCTTCTCGGTGGTGGAACTCGAGGCGCTGCTCGAACAGGCCCGCAGCAGCCGCCCAGCCGCACGGGCGCGGATTCCGGGTTTCGAGCGGCGGGTTGACACCATTGTGGCCGGGCTGGCGGTCCTGCACGCGGCGCTGGACGTGCTGGGCGCCCGCGAAGTCACAGTCAGCGAAGGCGCGCTGCGCGAGGGCATGCTGATCGAGGAACTTGCTCAGCTGCAGTCGTACTCGGGCACCCTGAGCGTGCGCCAGCGCAGTGTGCTGGCCACCGCCGAGCGCTTCGGGGCCAATCTGGCGCACGCCGGTCAGGTGGCCACCCTGTCGCGTGGACTGCTTGAGGCGCTGACGCACCTGGGTGAGCGCTTTCCTGAAGAGGCCCGCGCCCTGCTGACCGCAGCGGCCGCCCTGCATGAGGCCGGTCTGATCGTCTCGCAGAGCAGTCACCACAAGCACAGTGCCTACCTGATCCGTCACGCGGACCTGCGCGGATTCAGTCCGCGCGACCGGGAGCTGATCGCCCAGATCGCGCGTTATCACCGCCGCAGCCCACCTAAGCCCTCGCACACCGAGTACATGTCCCTGCCTTCTGCCGACCGCACGCTGGTCTGCCGGCTGGCGGCCGTGCTGCGGGTCGCTGACGGTCTGGACCGCGCCCACGCCGGCGGCACCCGGCTGGGGGAGCTGAGCCGCGACGGGAAGGGATGGACCCTGCGTCTGAGCGGCGCGACTCCGCTGGACCTGCTAGGTGCGCGCGAGAAGGCAGACCTGTGGGCGCAGGTCTACGGCCCGCTGACCTTCAGCCCGGCATAA
- a CDS encoding P1 family peptidase, with the protein MIQEEPARGRLRDFGVLPGQLPCGPFNAITDVPGVLVGHATLREGGGVRTGVTAVRPHGGNLYQDRVPAGVAVGNGFGKLAGVTQVQELGELETPIVLTNTLCVSRGLEGLIDWTLRQPGNETVRSVNAVVGETNDSLLNDIRSRAVTPAHVLAALENAASGPVAEGAVGAGTGTVAFGWKGGIGTSSRRAGHWTVGVLVQSNYGGQLTVCGVPLNLAAAPSPAPDGSVMIVVATDAPLSDRNLTRLARRTFLGIARTGGFLANGSGDYALAFSTHPQVRRTPLHRSPQAPPVPDLANDLTSPLFQAVAEATEEAVLNSLFMARTVRGHAGRTIEALPLAPTLQQLRRAGVMPG; encoded by the coding sequence ATGATCCAGGAAGAACCCGCACGCGGCCGGTTGCGCGATTTCGGAGTGCTGCCCGGTCAGCTGCCCTGCGGCCCCTTCAACGCCATCACCGACGTGCCCGGAGTGCTGGTCGGCCACGCCACCCTGAGAGAAGGCGGGGGCGTCCGGACTGGCGTCACGGCCGTGCGGCCCCATGGCGGCAACCTGTATCAGGACAGGGTCCCGGCGGGGGTAGCGGTCGGGAACGGCTTCGGCAAGCTGGCCGGGGTTACCCAGGTGCAGGAGCTGGGTGAGCTGGAAACCCCCATCGTCCTGACAAACACGCTGTGCGTCTCCCGTGGCCTTGAGGGTCTGATCGACTGGACCCTGCGCCAGCCGGGCAATGAAACGGTACGCAGCGTGAACGCCGTTGTCGGCGAGACCAATGACAGCCTGCTCAACGACATCCGCAGCCGGGCAGTCACACCCGCACACGTGCTTGCGGCGCTGGAAAATGCCGCCAGTGGACCGGTCGCGGAAGGAGCCGTCGGAGCCGGTACCGGTACCGTGGCCTTTGGCTGGAAAGGCGGCATCGGCACCAGTTCACGCCGCGCCGGACACTGGACCGTGGGAGTGCTGGTCCAGAGCAACTACGGCGGTCAGCTGACGGTGTGCGGTGTTCCGCTGAACCTTGCTGCTGCGCCTTCGCCTGCCCCTGACGGCTCGGTCATGATCGTGGTCGCCACCGACGCGCCTCTGAGCGACCGCAACCTGACCCGGCTGGCCCGGCGAACTTTTCTGGGAATTGCCCGCACCGGGGGCTTCCTGGCCAACGGCTCAGGGGACTACGCTCTGGCGTTCAGCACCCACCCGCAGGTCAGGCGCACACCGCTGCACCGCAGCCCCCAGGCACCGCCGGTTCCGGACCTCGCCAACGATCTGACCTCTCCCCTGTTTCAGGCAGTGGCCGAAGCCACCGAGGAAGCCGTCCTGAATTCCCTGTTCATGGCCCGTACGGTACGGGGCCATGCCGGGCGCACCATCGAAGCCCTGCCGCTGGCCCCCACCCTGCAGCAGCTGCGGCGGGCCGGTGTTATGCCGGGCTGA
- a CDS encoding MFS transporter, producing the protein MNWTFSSQVWLYLASVFSFGLAQAFAALFLNFYLRALGLGAEWQGLLNALPALTLAALSLPAVALARRISNAHTLKIGAGLSLVGTLLLASAQGPAMAILGALVQGGGAALTVVAGSPFMANNSDERNRVTLFSVQNALMTGAGFLGNLLGGRVPETYAALTTTEPDGVGALRAALLVASAFQLLGLLPVLRLRPSGKPAREGRSFAVRDKRTMARLVLPNVLVGLGAGATIPFLNVFIEGKFNVSYASLGMLFAWTSLATAATALLQPLLVGRLGQLQAVLLVQACSLPFLAVLGFAPHLWMVAAALFTRGALMNAAGPVYSAYAMSALPEEDRPMYSAVNVIAWDVGWAVSSLLGGVVRAGLPFHTAFNLLFSWTLLLYASSVLAIYLGLYRPAQRVVQPARS; encoded by the coding sequence TTGAACTGGACGTTCTCCAGTCAGGTCTGGCTGTACCTGGCCTCGGTCTTCAGCTTTGGGCTGGCGCAGGCGTTTGCGGCGCTGTTCCTTAATTTCTACCTGCGTGCCCTGGGACTGGGCGCCGAGTGGCAGGGTCTGCTCAATGCCCTGCCGGCGCTGACCCTGGCGGCCCTGAGCCTTCCGGCGGTGGCGCTGGCGCGGCGTATCAGCAATGCCCATACCCTGAAAATCGGTGCGGGCCTGAGTCTGGTGGGTACGCTGCTACTGGCCAGTGCCCAGGGTCCGGCGATGGCCATTCTGGGGGCGCTGGTGCAGGGGGGTGGCGCGGCACTGACGGTGGTGGCCGGTTCCCCGTTCATGGCCAACAACAGCGATGAGCGCAACCGGGTCACCCTATTCAGCGTTCAGAACGCCCTGATGACCGGGGCTGGCTTTCTGGGCAACCTGCTGGGCGGCCGTGTGCCTGAAACCTACGCCGCGCTGACCACCACCGAACCGGACGGTGTGGGCGCGCTGCGCGCGGCGCTGCTGGTCGCCTCGGCATTCCAGCTGCTGGGGCTGCTGCCGGTACTGCGCCTGCGCCCCAGCGGAAAGCCTGCCCGTGAAGGCCGCAGTTTCGCGGTCCGGGATAAGCGCACCATGGCCCGGCTGGTGCTGCCCAATGTCCTGGTGGGCCTGGGCGCAGGGGCCACAATTCCCTTTCTCAATGTTTTTATTGAAGGCAAATTCAACGTGAGCTACGCCAGCCTGGGCATGCTGTTCGCCTGGACCAGTCTGGCGACGGCCGCCACGGCCCTGCTGCAACCGCTGCTGGTCGGCCGGCTGGGCCAGTTGCAGGCGGTGTTGCTTGTGCAGGCCTGCAGCCTGCCGTTTCTGGCGGTTCTGGGCTTTGCACCGCACCTGTGGATGGTGGCCGCAGCGCTGTTTACGCGCGGCGCCCTGATGAACGCTGCTGGGCCGGTCTACAGCGCTTACGCCATGTCTGCGCTGCCTGAAGAGGACCGGCCGATGTACTCGGCCGTCAACGTGATCGCCTGGGATGTGGGCTGGGCAGTGAGCAGCCTGCTCGGCGGCGTGGTGCGGGCCGGTCTGCCGTTTCACACAGCCTTCAACCTGCTGTTCAGCTGGACCCTGCTCCTGTATGCCTCGAGTGTGCTGGCAATCTATCTCGGCCTGTACCGGCCAGCGCAGCGCGTCGTGCAGCCGGCGAGGTCCTGA
- a CDS encoding ankyrin repeat domain-containing protein, producing the protein MSDTPAPPDDGALDREVLAFLQDAFEHVRNGDAAQLRQMLERGLPPNIRNSQGDSLLMLASYHGHHAAARTLLEAGADRELRNDRGQSPLEAAAFKGDQAMAELLLEFGADPNARSAAGKTPLMMAAMFGRTGIVEVLLERGADPAARDEGGMSALDAARLMGAASTAAQLEAL; encoded by the coding sequence ATGAGTGATACTCCTGCCCCCCCGGACGACGGCGCGCTGGACCGTGAGGTTCTGGCGTTTCTGCAAGACGCTTTCGAACATGTGCGCAATGGCGACGCCGCGCAGCTGCGGCAGATGCTGGAGCGCGGCCTGCCACCCAATATCCGCAACAGTCAGGGGGATTCACTGCTGATGCTGGCCAGCTACCACGGCCACCATGCTGCTGCCCGCACCCTGCTGGAAGCCGGCGCGGACCGGGAACTTCGCAATGACCGGGGTCAGAGCCCCCTGGAGGCCGCTGCCTTCAAAGGAGACCAGGCGATGGCCGAACTGCTGCTCGAGTTCGGGGCGGACCCCAATGCCCGCAGCGCAGCAGGAAAAACCCCGCTGATGATGGCAGCCATGTTTGGCCGTACCGGCATCGTGGAGGTGCTGCTTGAGCGCGGCGCGGACCCGGCCGCACGTGACGAAGGCGGAATGTCCGCACTGGACGCGGCCCGTTTGATGGGCGCGGCCAGCACCGCCGCGCAGCTCGAAGCACTCTGA